In Planctomycetota bacterium, one DNA window encodes the following:
- a CDS encoding glycosyltransferase family 2 protein encodes MPYSILVLTQNEEINVARCLNSLPAGSDIVVLDSGSTDGTLDVVRRYPVRIAERPFDSFAAQRNWAVDTVGFRHDWILHLDADECLTEPLRAELETVTSRDEHSAYVLANRLFFMGRWIRHASMYPYYQARLLKRGEARFGQVGHGQILAEAQRGVGTIREPYDHHNFSRGITDWVTRHNKYSSDEARRIVSGTAHGSLPGASSGTGKETRQQRLKWVADRVPARPVVRFLYLYIYKLGILDGRPGFDYCLLMAFYDYLTRLKARELRSSLSDSRSERTGEA; translated from the coding sequence ATGCCTTACTCGATCCTCGTCCTCACCCAGAACGAGGAGATCAACGTCGCGCGCTGCCTCAACTCGCTCCCGGCGGGCTCCGACATCGTGGTCCTCGACTCGGGGAGCACCGACGGCACCCTCGACGTCGTCCGCCGCTACCCGGTGCGGATCGCGGAGCGGCCGTTCGACTCGTTCGCGGCGCAGCGAAACTGGGCGGTCGACACGGTCGGCTTCCGCCACGACTGGATTCTCCACCTCGACGCCGACGAGTGCCTTACCGAGCCGCTCCGTGCGGAACTGGAGACGGTGACATCCCGCGACGAGCACAGCGCCTACGTCCTGGCGAACCGGCTGTTTTTCATGGGGCGCTGGATCCGCCACGCGAGCATGTATCCCTACTACCAGGCACGTCTGCTCAAACGCGGCGAGGCCCGGTTCGGCCAGGTCGGCCACGGTCAGATCCTCGCCGAGGCCCAGCGCGGGGTGGGGACGATCCGCGAGCCGTACGACCACCACAACTTCTCCCGCGGCATCACCGACTGGGTGACGCGGCACAACAAATACTCGTCCGACGAGGCACGGCGGATCGTCTCCGGCACCGCACACGGGTCGCTCCCCGGCGCATCGTCAGGCACCGGGAAGGAAACCCGCCAGCAGCGCCTCAAATGGGTCGCCGATCGAGTCCCCGCCCGGCCGGTCGTCCGGTTTCTGTACCTCTACATCTACAAGCTCGGGATCCTCGATGGCCGGCCCGGGTTCGACTACTGCCTGCTGATGGCGTTTTACGATTACCTGACGCGGCTCAAAGCCCGCGAGTTGCGCTCGTCGCTGAGTGATTCCCGATCGGAGCGGACCGGGGAAGCCTGA
- a CDS encoding glycosyltransferase, whose protein sequence is MRPPPPACLSTTHRNTCAALRRCDCPDLYPDRPWGPGDNPKTAVHHYLRSHQETLHVPALLTSIVVPTRNRAELATRAVRSVLQSHTDDVEVIVLENSDKPSLRDTFASDRRVVVQTADRPLSMHDNWERGLNVARGEYVGYISDKDVFLTGGIKRLLTALRATRPSVVNYRKVTFCGERQKLFTLACSGDVKEIPTAPLLDAWFDQSQHLHFAPMIYNSLFLSSRVHGIRQRAGRFFVGNSPDVCSGVVMAAETSDYTLVDEVLCVAHIGPWSNGYSSQQRSTGQSVFDDFLRLYGRDEFEERGLPICITSAIAETLLACREHHPVTLGTWQVNWQRLVIGILDELDSLHCTPAERAAAIATLRRPGSVVPPGAVRWGAIEQWLTHYDLQRPPLSQFLHRGMSFATRSLFPRKRHVGPWNPVSAGIVQSAATLDEALRLVVA, encoded by the coding sequence GTGCGGCCACCGCCGCCCGCTTGCCTTTCGACGACTCACCGCAATACTTGTGCCGCTCTCAGAAGATGCGATTGCCCTGATCTCTACCCAGACCGTCCGTGGGGACCCGGCGACAACCCGAAGACCGCGGTTCACCATTACCTTCGATCACACCAGGAGACTCTCCACGTGCCGGCACTTCTGACCAGTATCGTCGTCCCCACACGGAATCGAGCCGAACTGGCAACCCGCGCGGTGCGGTCCGTTCTCCAGTCCCACACGGACGATGTGGAGGTGATCGTTCTGGAGAATTCGGACAAGCCCTCGCTTCGCGATACGTTTGCATCCGATCGCCGAGTGGTGGTGCAGACCGCAGATCGACCACTCAGCATGCATGACAACTGGGAGCGCGGACTGAACGTTGCTCGGGGGGAATACGTTGGATACATTTCCGACAAAGACGTGTTTCTCACTGGTGGAATCAAGCGGTTGCTGACGGCGCTTCGCGCGACGCGACCTTCCGTCGTCAACTACCGCAAGGTGACCTTCTGCGGCGAGCGGCAAAAGCTGTTTACCTTGGCCTGCAGCGGCGATGTAAAAGAGATCCCGACAGCCCCCCTTCTCGATGCCTGGTTTGACCAATCTCAGCATCTGCATTTCGCGCCGATGATCTACAATTCCCTGTTTCTTTCGAGCAGGGTTCACGGGATCCGGCAACGCGCGGGTCGGTTCTTCGTGGGGAATTCCCCCGACGTCTGCTCGGGTGTCGTGATGGCCGCTGAGACCAGCGACTACACGCTCGTTGACGAGGTGTTGTGCGTGGCCCACATCGGTCCGTGGTCGAACGGCTACAGTTCCCAGCAGCGAAGCACTGGCCAAAGCGTGTTCGACGACTTTCTCCGCCTCTACGGTCGCGACGAATTCGAAGAACGTGGGCTGCCGATCTGCATCACCTCTGCGATCGCGGAGACGCTGCTGGCATGCCGAGAACACCATCCCGTTACGCTCGGCACATGGCAGGTCAATTGGCAACGGCTCGTCATCGGGATCCTTGACGAACTCGACAGTCTCCACTGCACTCCTGCCGAGCGTGCAGCAGCGATCGCCACACTACGTCGCCCGGGATCGGTCGTCCCACCGGGCGCTGTCCGTTGGGGAGCGATCGAGCAGTGGCTGACACACTATGACTTGCAACGCCCTCCGCTCTCGCAATTCCTGCACCGTGGGATGTCGTTCGCGACCCGTAGCCTCTTTCCACGCAAACGGCATGTCGGCCCATGGAATCCGGTTTCCGCCGGTATCGTGCAGTCGGCGGCCACCCTCGACGAGGCACTGCGGCTTGTCGTAGCGTAA
- a CDS encoding glycosyltransferase family 4 protein, whose product MKLVICWTNISGYMAACWRALSARPGIDLEVIAYADEHASSDTAFDGGMLAGIPHRLLAPGERDDGLLVERLVQERRPDVVLVCGWGFPAYRRLATVPGLARVPFIMSMDTPWLGSLRQTLTVPFKRRYVRRMAAVLVAGERAAEHARRIGIPERRIHKGVYAYDERLFHEGLLDERERLPGGWPRKFLFVGRYVASKGLDVLLEAYAAYRRSVAVPWSLTCCGRGALGPQVAGAEGVIDLGFVQPRDQPAVLRDHGAFILPSRYEPWGVVLAEALASGLPAICTTACGAGVELLHPHSNGWLVPPANPPALAAALRRIHDHADELPAMGRRARAVAPGYAAGVWARRVEAICHEVVGDTVSSQ is encoded by the coding sequence GTGAAACTCGTCATCTGTTGGACCAATATCTCCGGCTACATGGCGGCCTGCTGGCGGGCGCTGTCCGCCCGGCCGGGGATCGATCTTGAGGTGATCGCCTACGCCGACGAGCACGCCTCGTCCGATACGGCGTTTGACGGTGGAATGCTCGCCGGGATCCCTCATCGCCTCCTCGCCCCCGGCGAACGTGACGACGGCCTGCTCGTCGAGCGACTCGTGCAGGAACGGCGCCCTGACGTCGTGCTCGTGTGCGGCTGGGGTTTCCCGGCCTATCGACGGCTGGCCACCGTGCCCGGCCTCGCCCGCGTGCCGTTCATCATGTCGATGGATACGCCATGGCTCGGCAGCTTGCGGCAGACACTCACCGTCCCCTTCAAGCGCCGGTACGTTCGGCGAATGGCGGCGGTCCTCGTGGCCGGTGAGCGGGCGGCCGAACACGCCCGGCGGATCGGCATTCCTGAGCGACGGATCCACAAAGGCGTCTACGCCTACGACGAGCGGCTGTTCCATGAGGGGCTGCTCGACGAGCGCGAGCGGCTTCCGGGGGGCTGGCCACGGAAGTTCCTGTTCGTGGGCAGATATGTCGCCAGCAAGGGCCTCGACGTGCTGCTCGAGGCCTACGCGGCGTACCGCCGGAGTGTCGCTGTTCCCTGGTCGCTCACCTGCTGCGGCCGCGGCGCGCTGGGACCGCAGGTCGCCGGCGCGGAGGGCGTGATCGACCTCGGCTTCGTCCAACCTCGAGATCAGCCGGCCGTCCTCCGTGACCACGGGGCATTCATCCTGCCGAGCCGTTACGAACCCTGGGGTGTCGTCCTCGCCGAGGCCCTGGCTTCCGGCCTACCGGCAATCTGCACGACGGCCTGTGGGGCCGGCGTGGAACTGCTCCACCCCCATTCCAATGGCTGGCTCGTGCCACCGGCCAACCCGCCAGCCTTGGCGGCGGCGCTGCGCCGGATCCACGACCACGCCGACGAGCTGCCGGCGATGGGCCGGCGCGCTCGCGCGGTGGCTCCTGGCTACGCCGCGGGCGTGTGGGCACGGCGGGTGGAGGCGATCTGCCACGAGGTCGTCGGCGACACCGTCTCCTCACAGTAG